The Juglans regia cultivar Chandler chromosome 16, Walnut 2.0, whole genome shotgun sequence nucleotide sequence CTTCGGCCTCGGAGTTTGCTTTTTCATCATCTACCGGCCATAAgcaattatttaattttctcctCTTATTAGATGATGATGTGCATGATGACGATGAGTCACTAGACCTCACTCTCCCGCTAATGGTAACTCGAAGCTGTGGCAAGATTTTTGGGGGCCTCCTCCGGCTATTGTCAACAACAAATTCTTGCATTAGCCGGTAGCATCCGATGATTTTCTCCTGcaaaaattgattaatattttgaattggtATACTGGCCAGTTTAATTCAGACATGCCTAGCTATGATAACCACAATTGCATGCATGCTCACTTTGTGTAGTCCATCACACCATGATTCAGCATGTTCAGGATTGACGAGAGACAAATTTGGAATTTCACCAGCTGCGCAAAGTATGGCTGCGGCAGCAATGCAAGATGGCCAATATTCAAGAAAGCTAGCCTCTGTGGACATCGTGAAaagaccaaaaacaaaaactattcttttaatggcagtcatatatatattcacacacAAAAGAGTGCGCTTAAATGTATTGACATCACATGTGTGCATGCAAATGCTTAAATATCGGTCTTACCTTGTATATTAGCTAAAATAATTTCGGTCGCCCGTGAAACTAGAAACCCATAATGAGTTCCAGTTGAATCCAGCTTGCATGCAAAGTAGCCGATGAAGCTGAACGGCGTGATGGATCGTAGCCTCCAATCCAGAACACTAAGCACAAGGAGCTCCATCCTACTAATCGTGCTGGGTgcgaaaatatattttgcacCTTCCACCTATGATATAttgcattatttatatatatatatatatatatatatatatatatatgtgtgtgttactaaataatgaatagaatttgGATAAGAAATACTACTAGCTAGCTCAATCTGATCAATTAGATCGATCTCATTCATAGGCGCATACCTGAAGATCCAATAGCGAGGGAACCAGAGGTTCCTCCATC carries:
- the LOC108987095 gene encoding cyclin-D1-1-like, which translates into the protein MSLSCSDCFSDLLCGEESGFLSGDSPECSSDLLESRSCGEESIADFIEDERNFVPGFDYLARFRSQSLDAFAREESVAWILKVQAYYNFQPLTTYLSVNYLDRFLYSRRLPHTNGWQLQLLSVACLSLAAKMEEPLVPSLLDLQVEGAKYIFAPSTISRMELLVLSVLDWRLRSITPFSFIGYFACKLDSTGTHYGFLVSRATEIILANIQEASFLEYWPSCIAAAAILCAAGEIPNLSLVNPEHAESWCDGLHKEKIIGCYRLMQEFVVDNSRRRPPKILPQLRVTISGRVRSSDSSSSCTSSSNKRRKLNNCLWPVDDEKANSEAEG